The Terriglobus sp. TAA 43 sequence AGTATTGCCGTGCGTCCGGAAGAGGGACGGCCTCCGCGTCGCGAAGGCGGGTACGCTCATCCTCAGGCATGATGTCGTACAGAGTCTTGTCCAGGAATTCTTCCCGCGGATAGCCGTACACCTGCACGGCGGCATCGTTCACAGAAAGGAATTTCGCGCTCTCGGGATCGTAAATCCACATGGGCTGCGGATTGCTCTCATAGAGAAGGCGATACTCTTCGCTGAGGATCCTGATCTTGGAAGTGTCGAGTTCCAGCACCAGCAGGATCATCCCGATCCCAGCAATGTATTTGGGAAGGTTCCAGATCTGACTCAGCGAATGCACCCACTCCGGATGTATATCGATGAACTCGTAGACCACATACATCGTGGCCCATCCCAGGAAGCCCAGCGCGCAGATCCACGCACCAATATGTTTGCCAAGAGGGCCAGCCAGCAGAAGGATGACACAGGCGAGAAATATCTGGATGAGGATGGCGGCGAGAATGGCACTGATATTACCCGCGGCCAGCAACACAGTCTTCACGGCGATGGAGACGACGCAGAGCAGAAGAATCCACGGTAGTGCGGGCGATTTCCTGCCGAGAACACACCACGCGACATAGATTCCAATCGCTTCGCCAGCAAGGATGCAGGCGAATATGTAACCGGGTTGCTGAAACCCATAGGTCGTTCCCACGGCGACGATTGCCGCGGGCAGCGTAACCATGGCAAGTTTCAAAGTAAGAGAACGGGGAGAGAGACCGTCCGCGGCAAAAGAGAAAACAAACAGTAGGCCGCCAACAAACAGAAGTACAAGGCGAAGGGATTCTAGAGACGGGCTGACAATCAGCCCATGACTCTGTGGCAACCAGACGAGGAAACTGGCTAGAATGCAAATCCAGCCAGCGAGCCATAACCTGAAACGTCTCTGCGGTCGACTGGCCTGAAGTACGCCAAAGAAGATGACGAGGACGGGCAGCAGCAGCAGATCAAAAAGATTGCCTCGCACTTGCTACATCCCCTCTCTCACGTTTGCGTGAGAAGACTGTTCATCCTTTGTACAGTGTTCGGAAACCATGTCGTGGGGTAGCGTCTCGTAACCAACCTAAAATACGTGCACCCCTGAGCGTAAGTTCCAGATTCAATGCATTCCCATCCCCCATAGGGGGTATCGGTCGCGGCTGTCGTCTTCTTTCAGCGCAATCGCTGAGATGCCTCTTTCGCAAAATAGGTGACTATGAAGTCCGCCCCGGCCCTGCGAATGGCAAGCAGACTCTCCATCATGGCGCGGTCCCTATCGAGCCAGCCACGCTCAAATGCAGCGTGCAACATACTGTATTCGCCGCTGACCTGATATGCACCCAGCGGCAGGTCAAAGCGTTCGCGCGTGGCCCGGATTATGTCCAGGTAAGGGCCTGCGGGCTTCGCCAGCAGCATGTCCGCACCTTCCGCCACATCGAGTTCAATTTCACGCATCGCTTCGCGCACATTGCCGCCTGCCATCTGGTAACCACGGCGGTCGCCCATCTGCGGTGTGGAATCGGCGGCTTCGCGGAATGGACCGTAAAACGCTGAGGCAAATTTTGCGGCGTAGCTCATGATCGGCGTTTCCGCTAATCCGGCTTCATCCAGCGCATCGCGGATGGCACCCACACGGCCGTCCATCATGTCGCTGGGGGCAATGATGTCTGCACCCGCACGCGCCTGCGAGACCGCCGTCTTCGCCAGCAGCGGCAGCGTGGCATCGTTATCCACGGTGCAATCACTGCCTTCGCCGGTCAATGGACCACAGTGGCCGTGGCTGGTGTATTCACACAGGCAGGTGTCGGCGATCATCACCAGCGACCGCAACGAGGAGTCAGCCTTCAGGGCACGCAGCGCGCGCTGCACAATGCCGTCATCCGCATAAGCTCCGCTGCCTTCAGTGTCCTTGCTCTCGGGAAGGCCAAACAGGAGTAAACCGCCAATGCCAAGGCTGGCGCATTCAGCAGCTTCTTTCAGTGCTTCGTCGACGGATAGGTTGAAGACACCCGGCATGCTGCTGATCGGCTTTCGAACACCTTCACCCGGACAGATAAACAATGGGTAGATGAACTGTGAAGGCTGCAGGAAGGTCTCACGCGTCAACGAACGCATCGCTTCGGTGCGGCGTAGGCGTCGCATGCGGGTCACGGGAAACTGCATTTTGATATTGTACGTTTTCGTACAAACGCTACAGAAAACGAAGGACTTCAGCCAGTCCACAGTTTGTCTACATTTCTTTCGGCGCTAAACGGCAAAGAAATCGGGCCCCGCCGAAGCGGAGCCCGAAAGTGTTGCTTGTTTAGGTTGAGTTAGAACGCGAGACGCAGGCTGAACTGGAACTGACGATCCATGCTGTACGTCTGTCCCTTGGTCTTGCTCTGGCCGAACGTAGCGGAGGTGTAACCGGTGTCCGGGTTGTCCGCAGTCGGATGGTTTGCAAGGTTGAACGCTTCGGCGCGGAACGTGAGCTGTGTTGCCTCGTGTCCCGGGACGAGAGTCCAGCTCTTGTTCAGAGCTGCGTTGTAGCTCTGGAAGCCAGGTCCGCTGATTACGTTACGTGCGCCACGGGGCTGGAACTTACCAGCGTAGGTGGAGTTAAGTACCGTATCCGACGTGACGTAGGCCGTGGTGTCGAACCAGGTCTTCGTCGTGCCCTGTCCAGCGAAGGACTTGCTGCTTGTCGTGGCGTGGGGCATGATCACGTACTGGCTACCTGATCCCGAACCCACACCGGCGAAGTCAGTGCCGGTGGTTACACCGAGTCCAGCGCCCGTCTGTGCCTGCAGCGTACCCGAGATCTGCCAGTGACCCAGCACAGCGCGGTTGATGAAGTAGGACGAGTGGTTGAACTGGTCGATATTGTACACCACGTTGGCAATGAACACGTGACGGCGATCGAAGTCCGAACGACCGTACATGAGGTTCTTGTCAAACGTGTTGGGCAGCTTGGTGCCGTTGCTGGAACCAAAGTCAAGCGACTTGGACCAGGTGTAGGCGATACCGAACAGCAGACCGTTGGTCAGGCGGCGACGGAGGTTAACCTGCAGCGAGTTGTAGTTCGATGCACCACCGTTGGTTGCCTGGTTGATCGCGTTGTAACCCTGGTAGGGGCGCAACGAATCGGTGTTCTTCTTGGTCGTGGTGCTGCCGGGCAGAAGGCTCGAGGCCAGGAAGAGTGTTCCGGGCTGAAGCTGGTTGATATTCAGCAGTTCTTCCAGGTGAATACCCTTACGTCCACCGTACGAGAGCGTAAGAACGCCAAGCTGCTTCAGCTCCTGCTCGATGGTGAAGTTCCAGTTGTAAGCTTCGGGGCTTGGATAGTTGAATGCCTGCGAAGAATACAGCTGTGGGTACTGGTTGGAGGTACCAGCGCCGCCCGGGTTGTCTGCAACGCCCAATGAGACGGCTGCTGCAGGCTGGAACGGTGCGTTACCACCGGTAAACACGTTATCCGTGATACCGAGGCGCTGCACGTAACGTCCACCGCCGGCGCGGATTACCGTGCCAGGCTTTACCTGGTAGGTGATACCGAAACGCGGCTGGAAGTTCGTCTTGATGGTAGGCGAGTACTGACGGTCGTACCCGCGGAACAGGAAGGAATACCCATTCGCCAGGATGTCCGCATTGACGTGGCCAGCTGCGATCGACGGGAAGCCGCTGCCGGGGATCACAACACCGTTGTAGATCTGCTGCTGCGTGCCGGTAACGAAGCCCGTGGTCTGGCTTACAGTCGCTGCGTTTGCAGGGTTGTAATCCTTCGGGCTGAATACGGACTGGTTGCCCCACTTCGCGTAGTACGGGTTGTAGAAGCTGTAATGGATACCGGCTTCTACGACCAGCTTCGGCGTCACGTGCCAGCTGTCCTGCGCGAAGGCGTCATATGCCCAGGCGCGGTACAGCGTGTACGAACGCTGACCGATTTCAGCATAGGTATCGAACAGACCCAATGCTGCATTCGAGAAGCCGATTCCTGTGGTGGTTCCACCTGTACGGGAATCCGTGAAGTTGAAGCGACCATTCTGGTTATTCGTGGAACCAGGCGTGTTGGAAACGGTGATCTGGTCCTTGTTGTTTTCGCCAGCGTACTCGGCGGAAGCGCCGAACTTAGCGGTGTGGTTACCCCATACCTTGGTCAGGTTGTCGCCAACGGTGAACACCGTGCCGCCAGACTTCGACGGATAGGGTGTGCCGTCCAGCAGGGTCGTGTTCGGGATGGAGATGGTCGGGTACTTCAGCGGCAGATCCTTGGTCGCAGCGCCAAACAGGTACGGATAGTTGATGCCGTACTTGGTACGGTCATACAGACCGCTGGAGGTATCAACGCCGATGGTGACGTGATCGGAAGCAACAGAGACGATTGCTTCGTTCACGGTCGAGGGGTTGATGTTCCAGGAGTAGTGCAGCACAGCAACCTGGTTCGGACGGTTCCACTTCTGCGGCAGCTTGTTGTAACCACCGTTATGCGGAGAGGTCTGCTTGAAGGCGTAGTTCAGGATCGTCAAGCGGATGCGGTGAGCATCGGACGGAACGTAATCCACCACAAGGGTGTCCTTGCGCTGGTCCTGAATGTTAGGCGCCGAATCCACCCAGTTGTAAGTCGCGGCCGTTGCGTTGGGCAGCGGGAAGGCATTCATCAACGCAATGCCGTTCGGGCTTAGAGGGTCGGTGATGATGTTGTTCGCATAGGGAACCTTGGTCTGTCCCGCTGCATACGGATGATAGATCTGCTGCGATCCGCTGTAAAAGATGTTGTTCTGGTTCTGGGTCAGCAGTTCGCTGAAGTTACCGGTGCGCATCAGAGCGGTCGGAACCTTGTTGAACACTGTTTCCGCAACAACATACTTCACGTATTCCTGGCCGAACAGGAAGAACAGCTTTTCCTTGTTCTTGTTCCAGTGACCCGGAATGTAAACCGGTCCGTTCAGGTTGAAGCCGTACTGGTTGTAACGGAACGCCTGCGGATGCTGCTGAATCGCCAACGAGTTCGAAGGGAGCTTACGCTGCCAGGTGTTCGCGTTGAAGAAGTTGTTACGGAGATACTCGTATGCTGTGCCGTGGAAGCTGGACGTACCGCTCTTGGGAACGATGCGGACCTGGCCACCGTCTGAACGGCCATACTCAGCCGGATAAGCACTGGACAAAATCTGTACCTGTGCCGTTCCGTCCACGTCGGCAGTACCGACCGATGTACCGTTGGAACGGGTACGAACCATGGGTGCGCCGTCAAGCGTAATCAGTGCGCCCTGGTTACGACCGCCACCGATGTAGATGCTGTTATCCAGGCCGAACGAGAAGCTTGCCATCGGCGAGGTACGGATGACACCCGGTTCCATCTGAGCAAGGAACAGCGGATTACGGCCGTTGAGCTGAATGCTCTTGACCTGCTCCTGCGTTACCAACTGGCCCAGTACGGCAGACTCAGTCTGTACGGTGTTCGTGTTGGCTTCCACCACCACGCTGCTGCCGGCATCGCCGACCTTCATGGATGCATTGACCTGCTTCGGAATCGAAGCGTCGACCTGCACACCGGTGGTCTTGAATGTCTGGAATCCGTTCGCTTCGACTGTGACGGTATAGCTGCCCGGGCGAACGTTGGGAACGGTGTACTGTCCGCTTTCATTGCTGTTGATGGTCTGCTCAGTGCCCGTCGCC is a genomic window containing:
- the hemB gene encoding porphobilinogen synthase codes for the protein MQFPVTRMRRLRRTEAMRSLTRETFLQPSQFIYPLFICPGEGVRKPISSMPGVFNLSVDEALKEAAECASLGIGGLLLFGLPESKDTEGSGAYADDGIVQRALRALKADSSLRSLVMIADTCLCEYTSHGHCGPLTGEGSDCTVDNDATLPLLAKTAVSQARAGADIIAPSDMMDGRVGAIRDALDEAGLAETPIMSYAAKFASAFYGPFREAADSTPQMGDRRGYQMAGGNVREAMREIELDVAEGADMLLAKPAGPYLDIIRATRERFDLPLGAYQVSGEYSMLHAAFERGWLDRDRAMMESLLAIRRAGADFIVTYFAKEASQRLR
- a CDS encoding carboxypeptidase regulatory-like domain-containing protein, with the protein product MYQRHHLVRSLIATSLAIPLALSAVGQSDSTSVSGAVTDATGALLPNAKVTIRNEATGTEQTINSNESGQYTVPNVRPGSYTVTVEANGFQTFKTTGVQVDASIPKQVNASMKVGDAGSSVVVEANTNTVQTESAVLGQLVTQEQVKSIQLNGRNPLFLAQMEPGVIRTSPMASFSFGLDNSIYIGGGRNQGALITLDGAPMVRTRSNGTSVGTADVDGTAQVQILSSAYPAEYGRSDGGQVRIVPKSGTSSFHGTAYEYLRNNFFNANTWQRKLPSNSLAIQQHPQAFRYNQYGFNLNGPVYIPGHWNKNKEKLFFLFGQEYVKYVVAETVFNKVPTALMRTGNFSELLTQNQNNIFYSGSQQIYHPYAAGQTKVPYANNIITDPLSPNGIALMNAFPLPNATAATYNWVDSAPNIQDQRKDTLVVDYVPSDAHRIRLTILNYAFKQTSPHNGGYNKLPQKWNRPNQVAVLHYSWNINPSTVNEAIVSVASDHVTIGVDTSSGLYDRTKYGINYPYLFGAATKDLPLKYPTISIPNTTLLDGTPYPSKSGGTVFTVGDNLTKVWGNHTAKFGASAEYAGENNKDQITVSNTPGSTNNQNGRFNFTDSRTGGTTTGIGFSNAALGLFDTYAEIGQRSYTLYRAWAYDAFAQDSWHVTPKLVVEAGIHYSFYNPYYAKWGNQSVFSPKDYNPANAATVSQTTGFVTGTQQQIYNGVVIPGSGFPSIAAGHVNADILANGYSFLFRGYDRQYSPTIKTNFQPRFGITYQVKPGTVIRAGGGRYVQRLGITDNVFTGGNAPFQPAAAVSLGVADNPGGAGTSNQYPQLYSSQAFNYPSPEAYNWNFTIEQELKQLGVLTLSYGGRKGIHLEELLNINQLQPGTLFLASSLLPGSTTTKKNTDSLRPYQGYNAINQATNGGASNYNSLQVNLRRRLTNGLLFGIAYTWSKSLDFGSSNGTKLPNTFDKNLMYGRSDFDRRHVFIANVVYNIDQFNHSSYFINRAVLGHWQISGTLQAQTGAGLGVTTGTDFAGVGSGSGSQYVIMPHATTSSKSFAGQGTTKTWFDTTAYVTSDTVLNSTYAGKFQPRGARNVISGPGFQSYNAALNKSWTLVPGHEATQLTFRAEAFNLANHPTADNPDTGYTSATFGQSKTKGQTYSMDRQFQFSLRLAF